In a single window of the Branchiostoma floridae strain S238N-H82 chromosome 2, Bfl_VNyyK, whole genome shotgun sequence genome:
- the LOC118410278 gene encoding fibroblast growth factor receptor 4-like, with amino-acid sequence MQEMVPLVPARPEFPGFEVDPSRVTLGERIGSGAFGLAYRATLTTDEESEDVVVKTVKDNASEEDKLSFLQEIRAVVDLGVQKNLLGLIGCCTVVRDHLYLITEFMPYGDLKGFLRKCQEGISDGPRDDIYNFEVMQMYQVGRQIARGMDHIARSRYIHGDLAARNVLVGEKLTVKISDFGLAEDIYSRGYRRQDHLQKVPWKWMAPERLQGGEAYTAQSDVWSFGIVLYEISTLGGDPYPDVAIAHLQERLQTGFRMSKPEGCPAGMYDLMLQCWRWQPAERPSFRTLELDLDKQLAFYGPEYATPTPCT; translated from the exons ATGCAGGAGATGGTCCCACTGGTTCCTGCCCGGCCAGAGTTCCCGGGGTTCGAGGTCGACCCCAGCCGGGTGACGCTTGGCGAGCGGATTGGCAGCGGGGCGTTCGGCCTAGCTTACCGGGCAACCCTGACGACAGATGAGGAGTCGGAGGACGTTGTCGTAAAAACTGTTAAAG ACAACGCCAGTGAGGAAGACAAGCTGAGTTTCCTGCAGGAAATCCGCGCAGTTGTGGACCTGGGGGTTCAGAAGAACCTGCTGGGTCTGATCGGCTGCTGTACGGTGGTGCGAGACCATCTGTATCTCATCACGGAGTTCATGCCGTACGGAGACCTGAAGGGCTTTCTAAGGAAATGTCAG GAAGGGATCTCTGACGGTCCTCGAGACGACATCTACAACTTTGAGGTGATGCAAATGTACCAGGTGGGccggcagatcgctagaggcatg GACCACATCGCCCGATCCCGTTACATCCACGGTGACCTGGCCGCCCGGAACGTCCTGGTCGGGGAGAAGCTGACCGTGAAGATTTCCGACTTCGGGCTGGCGGAAGACATCTACAGCCGAGGCTACCGTCGGCAGGACCACCTCCAGAAGGTACCGTGGAAATGGATGGCGCCCGAGCGGCTGCAGGGTGGGGAAGcctacaccgcacagagcgacgt GTGGTCCTTCGGGATCGTGCTGTATGAGATAAGTACGCTAGGGGGCGATCCTTACCCTGACGTGGCAATTGCCCACCTGCAAGAACGCCTACAGACTGGATTCAGGATGTCCAAACCTGAGGGCTGCCCCGCCGGCAT GTACGACCTGATGCTGCAGTGCTGGCGCTGGCAGCCGGCTGAGCGGCCGTCCTTCCGCACACTGGAGCTCGACCTGGACAAGCAGCTCGCCTTCTACGGACCCGAGTACGCTACACCAACTCCCTGTACTTGA